GGCCCCGGAGAGATAATCCTACCGCAGAATGTTCGTGGTGGTACTCTCGATAATCTCCTTGGCAAGGATGTTGATTTTTCATACACCGTTGCACTAACCCCAACTAGTGGCACCGCGCTGTCAAAGCGATTCCGAGTAATAGCTACATATAAAAGTTCCCTCCTGTATAAGGGCGGGCCACTCCTTGAGTCATACCTACACTTCTCTGAAGTGAAAGCCCTGTCTGCTAAGAGTGTTCCCGGTGGGCCGAGTTCGGTTTCTCTCCCGCCTTTTTACCCCAGTGCGTTTATAAAAGTCGATTCAGTCGAGAGTGTCCCCCTGTTGCGTGAGGCCCTGGCAAAAACAGGCGAATACTGGGTTCAGGGATTTGCTCCACCGGTTGGTTTAGTGGGCAGTCTAACCATCCTGGTCAATGGGGGTTTGTTGGCTCTTATTGTATTCTGTGTTATCTTTGGTTTTTTGGCTGGCTCTGCTTGGTTTCGCTCCCGGCGCAAAGATATTGCCGTTCTGCGCACAACCGGCTGGAGCAGAGGTATGCTCTTTGCCCTGTCAGCCGTTGAACTTGGCTCTCTCGGCCTGCTGGGAACACTCTTTGGCATCCTCGTCAGCATTGGTGTGGGGCAGCTTATATCTTTACTGATGCTTCTTACAGGATCAGCTTTCCTGGGCTCTCCATTTATTCCACTGCCTGGATTGGACTTACTTCTGGGTGCACTTATCCTCATACCACTTGTAATTATCCTAGGTGGACTGCCCCAAAGCATTAGGCTCATGCGCACACCCCTTGATAATTTATTGAGAAATTGACACATTTGCATGAGCGGGGCTCTTCGTAAATTTCTGTGCAGGATCAGGTTACGCCCTGTCTTGCTCTCGTTGTCCGTTGTTTTTTTAGGTTTTCTGCTTTTGTGGATCAACATACCCCCGCCTACCCCTAAATATGCAATTTCCGACCGGGTGTTTCGCGATATTACAAAACTCATTGCCTCAGATGGCCTTGCCACACTTCCCGAACGGGGTGACGAAAATACCCTTGATTCTCGTGTGCATGCAACTTATCTAATTGCCGTCATGACAGAAGAGGGTAGAAAAAAAGAATTAGGGCGCCTATTGTCTGTCAAGGCACTTCGGGCATACGCAACAGATAATAATAAACCGGATCAGTATCGCCTTGAAGCCTATTATGCGATGCGGGTGATCGACGATTCAGAAAATGGTATTGCTTTTGCGCGAAGCGTTATGGCGCGCCAGCCAAGCACAATAGAAACACTCGGCCAATTGCATCAATACCTGTCAGTGGCTGCGGCGGCTATTAGACTTGATCCAAATATTCATCGACCCGCGTTGCGCCTAAGGAATATGCAGATCGACAATGGCGAGCTTTTGGCCATTGTCATGAAATATGTTCCCCTAGGATATATGTTTTCTAATTTTCGTGGCAAAGATTCTGTTTTGTTTCCAGCCCTTCGCAGTGAACTAACCAAATGGACTGATTCGCCATCTGTAGCAAAATTTCTGGTTGGGATGATTTCTCTCAGCGGAACGCCGTACTCTGTGTCATACAACACAAAAGCTGAAATCGCTAAAGGATTTATCGGCTGCCGAACATCAAACGTTATGATATCAACAACAGGAGAAAAAAGCGCCGACTGCAGTTTGACCAATACGTATTACTTTTTCTATATGAATGGATTTGGGTACGGTATATGAATGGATTTGGGCATGAATAGCACGACACTTTTGGAATGCAAAGGGGTCTACAAATCTTATGGCCGAGGATCGTTTACGCTGACAGATGCCAGTTTTCAGATATTACCCGGGCAGATTGTTAGGCTTTCCGGACGCTCTGGTGGGGGTAAGTCAACTCTCCTTAGGATTGCGGGTTTACTATCTACTCCCGATAAGGGTGAAGTGCGCGTCCTTGGACAAACTGCCCTCTCGTGGGTCACGAGAGATCGCCTCCGCAGAAAGCATATTGGCATCCTTTTCCAGGAAGGCAACCTCCTGGGACATCTGACCCTCCGTGACAATCTTAGGTACAGTTGTTTTGCACCTCCTGCCGTATATGAAGAGTTGGTAGAACGCCTGGATCTAACAGACGCCCTCAATACCAAAGCTGTCAAGTTGTCTGGTGGTGAGCTTCAACGCGCGGGTATCTGCAGGGCTCTTGTAAATCAACCGCAGGTTGTTTTGCTCGATGAGCCAACATCTTCACTGGATGACTTTTCAACGGATACAGTGGTCAGTATTATCAGGGAATTGAAAGCCTCTGGTATGGGGATTCTAATTGTGAGTCATGATAACCGACTGGATGGACTTGAAGATCAGAGATTCTTGGTGAGCTCTGGACAGATTCAGGAGCTCGCGCCATGACCGATGCCGTTCCGCGCCGCGTGTTGCACACGTTTTGGGTGTACACTTTAATCCCGTGGGGTACTCGGCGCAGTTCACTGGTTTCCTGCTGCCTGTAAGACTCCTGAGTTTTGGGATATTTAGGGGGTTATCATGAAAGCTCTTATTGGTCTTGTGGCTGTAATTCTTATTGCCATTCCAAATGCTCCAGCTGCACTTGCTGATACTGGCAATGTGGCTTCAGAATCAGCTGCGATTGATCGTTTCTATAACACTCTCAGCATTGCGCATTTGCCGAAGAAGACTCACCACAAAGGCGGGTCGCTTAACGAGACAACTTTTAAGGCCGGTGCCATTGATTTTATTTTTAAAACCGATTCATCAAAATCTCACGGTTCCACACCTGAGATTCTGGAGGCTTATCTCAGAGTCAACTGGTTCACTCAGAAAGCTTTTGAAGTTGCAACGCTATTCACCGGCGCCGGCCTTGGTAAAGCGGCGGGTAAGGCTGCTGCAAAGAAACTGTTTAAGTTTCTGGCTGATAAGGCTGCTGGTAAACTTGTGAAGCAATTTTTGGAGCGTCTTGTTGTAAAAGCTGCCGATACCGCCGCAAATAAGGTTCTTCATTTTGGTATAGATGCCCTGTCTTTGCCCTGCAAGGGCCGTAAACCCTATTACATTAATCTTATTTCTTTTGGCGGTCAGTGTGGTACCCCCGCATCGCTTCGTTAGTCTTAATTGGCCGTTAGTGCATGAAGATATTTGTACAGCGAGGATTGCCTTTGAGCCGCTGGCTCTAAATACTTGAAAGTGCCCTTCGGCGTGATGTATACACGCGGAGGGGCACTCCTTATGTATCCTGCGCCGCACGGCCTGCTTGATTCTACCTCTTCAGCGTTAGCCGCCTGTTTGGCTTTGCATGCTAGAATCGCCTCTGTTGCTGCTTTGGGGGAGGGCGTGTCTGCTTTTGTTGAGGTGATGAATGTCGCCTACAGGTACCGCGGTGGGATGTGCGCCTTTGAGAATGTCAGTCTTTCGGTAAAAAAGGGTCAGGTGCTTGGTCTTCTTGGGGTCAATGGCGCGGGCAAGACCACTTTCGTTCGTCTGCTGCAAGGCATTCTTTCTCCAATATCGGGTTCAATTTCTATTAACGGCTACCCGCCGACCTCTTTGCGGGCAAAGGTTATATGTGGAAATGCCCCACAGACGAGCGTCTTCCCGAGTGCCCTGAGAGTCTCGGAATTTATTTCCTATGTGTCAAAGCTTTACCCTAGGTCAGAATCTTTATCTGCTGTGCTCGACAAATTTCATTTGAAAGATCTAAAAAACCGCAAGGGCTCTCATATGTCTGGTGGGCAAAAGCGCCAGGTTGCTGTGGCATTAGCGTTTGTTGGTTTTCCAAGTCTGGTCTTGCTAGACGAACCTACAGCCGGCCTTGATATCAGTTCAAGGCGCGATGTAATTAATACCGTAAAGAGTGAAATCTCCAAAAGAGGAATCACCGCAATAGTAACCAGTCACTATCTAGATGACATCGAGTCACTTGCAGACACGGTTGTTGTCTTGCAAAACGGCCGAATAACTCATAATGAGCCAATCAATACACTAATCAAGCATACAAGAGGTAATGTTGTTAGTTTTTTCTCAAAGTCGCCTAATCGGGTCAAAAATATCCTGACAAAGGCAGAGAAATTTGATATCTCAGGGGATTTTGTGAGAGTAACAACCCCGGACTCTGATAACCTGCTCCGCAGGCTATATACATCGGATATAAGTTTGCGAGATATTCGGGTCCAGAGTGGCACCTTGGAAGATGCTTTTGTCGAGTTGATTAGAAAAGAGTAGGTGTGCAAAAATACTCGGTTGGCCCTTTTCGTCAGGCCTTGACTCACGCCCGGTACAAGTTCACAGAACAGATACGCACTCCGTTTAGCATTATCCTGGGTCTCGGGATGCCCGTTGCGAGTTTTATTTTTTTTGTTCTGCCTCAGGAAGGCTATGTCAGTAACCCTAAGATTGCCACATACGCTGTTGTGAGTTTCTCGGTGTTTGGTATGATGACCAATTCCCTGATCGGATTTGCACGGGATATTGCTATGGACAGGCTAACCGAGTGGGGTGCGTACATGAATTCTCTGCCGGGATACGCTATATCTCGCGTAATCGGCTATATATTTTCAAATGGAGCTATATCTGTTTTGTCAATTATTCCCGTTTTGATTGTTGGCTTTGCGGCGACTCAGATTGAGATTGACTCCGTCCGTTATTTGCCCGCTTTTCTCACCCTTATTGCTACCAACACAATTTTTATGCTTCTTGGCACGGCAATCGGGTTTGCCTTTTCTGCCGCATCAGCCATTGCTGTTAGCCAGTTTTTGATGTTGCTTTTATCGTTTTCTGGCGGATTATTTGTTCCACCGACAAATTTTCCCGCATGGTTTAACCTGATATCGCTATTTGTTCCAACAAGAGCTGTACGTGAACTGAATATATGGGCATCAGTTGGTGGCCCATTTCCCGTTACTCAAGGATTCATGTGGCTTGTATGGCTTGTGCTGTTTACAGCCGCTGCCATTTTCGCAGCAAAGTGGCGCCAGTCACACACAAGTTTTGCTGTTTACCATTGATCTCTGCCGCACGGCTTCGCGCGCACGGCTTTGCGCGACTGTGTAAAAACACCAGATTATCCATCTTTAGCTAACCTACTGACTTTGGACAAACTGCGCGGAGAGTTTTTTATTTGCTTTGCCCGTCAAATTCTTGCCTGTAATATTTTTGGCATGCCTTATTACTTGTTTATGCGATTGAGCGTGATTCATTTTGTCAGGCCTTAGTCGTCGACAGTTGATTGCCTATGCCTGGCCGTTGGCAGCGGCTTCGCTTGCCTTTATAGTAACCGGCCTTACTGACACAACGGTTGTGGCCTACTATTCAACGCCTGCCCTTGCCGGATTAACTCTTGCAACCAGTATTTATCAATTATTTTCTATCTCTATGCTGTCAGGCCTTACTGCCTACAATATTCTCTTGCCTCGCACAACAGGTAAAGATGGAAAGCAGCGCCGAATACACGGCCTATTTATAGTATTGCGGTGGCTTCTGCCCATTTCTTGTCTTGTTGGGCTCTTGCTCGCGACAATAGCAGCTCTTGTTCTTGTTTTTGTAACTGACTTGATTTGGGCTGAGGCGGCCAGGTATCTCCTTGTTATGTCCTTGAATCTTCCTATTGCATTATTCTGTTCATCTCTTTTGACAACAGCTGTGGTATGGGGAAAAACTAAATACCCACTTGCTGTTTTGCTTGTGTACGCGATCATAAATCTTATAATGGATCTTCTTCTTGTCTATGGGCTTGGCCCTTTTCCCCGTTTAGGCGTTTTAGGCAGTGCAATAGCAAGTGTCGTCTCTGCTTTAATTGTTGCACCCTGGGCAGTTCTAAGGGTAAGAAAACTCTATTTGGAAGGATATCCGCTTAGTGCGAATAGAGACTCCGATACCCCTGCGATACTCGAATCCATTTCATTGCATAAATCAATGCATAAAAAAGGTCGTGTTGCTACCCCTGAAACACAAACACTTGTTCTGGAGAGTGATACACCACTGAAAACCCCAAGCAAACCGGTGTCAAACAAACAGGCTGATCGGGAGTTATTTGCTGGGTGGGGCCTTGTGTCTCTTCAAAGCGTTATGTCAATGGTGCTTGATTATTTCGCTGCACTGCTTTTTACACTTATAGTCTCAACTGCGGGCGCTGAACTCCTCGGTAGCTCAAGATTTGGACTGTATGCAGAGACTCTTAGCTTTATGCTTATCGGCAGTTTGTGTGAAGCTGGCGTTATTCTTCTGGGTCGTGCTTTTGGTAATACACCCTTGAAAGCGCTGGGAGAACACCATTCAATAAGACGGACTTTTATTATTTATTCGGTGATTATCGGCATTGTGATAGCTGTTTTATCAAAACCCGCCTCTCTGATTGTTTCACCTGATGCCGTTATTCAAGACAATAGCTTCTTTATCGTTTTGATAGTCTCTGCGTCATGCCCACTGATTGGCTGGTGCTTTGCAAATATAACTCTTTTGCGGACCAATGCAAGGACAGGGATGGATTTCGCCGGTAATGTGATTGCCGTATGGGCCGCACAGATTCCTGTGGCGATTATTGGACTTTACTTCATGAGTGTTAGAGGCGCCTTCTTTGGAGTTCTTGCATATTGGCTCTTACGCGCGGCTTTGACGCATATCTTTGTCAAGCGCTTATCCAAAAACAGTGCCAAAAACAGTGAATAGATACCCTATATAATTAGCACATGTCAGCATTTCACTCGAAAGCATCTCCGCATGTATCTAGTGTTGTACCTACAACTAATCTCACATATAAACCTAATAGAGGAATATTCAAGGTAATAACACTCTGTCTAATAAAGACTCTCATAATAACACTCTGCACCCTGACATTCCAGACACAGACATATGCTGCCCAGATGCATGTCACACAGATACAGACCACACAGATACTGCAGGGGGGGGGCACACCCTCAACAGCTGAAACAGGTCGCACCAGAACCAAACGCAGCTGGTGGTCTAGTGCGTTAGGTTACGTTTGGAGCGGCGTTAAGACTGCAGTCGGTCTTGCACCGAAAGTTTTACCCGGTGGTACCACTGCAAGCGCTGTAGCTTCTGTTCTTTCCAGCGCCTTGGGCTCCGGATCACAACCCGATACATCACAGTCCGTACAGACTCAACAACCTGCGCCACAAACCAGTACAGCCAAAATAGTCGGCTACACCCTGCTAGGTGTGCTAGCTGCAGCACTAACAGGCTTTGCCATCTTTGCCATTGTCAAATGGGGCAGATAAGACATACATCTCTAAGACCAATATTCAGGGAGATTCCCATACACATATTTCCTGCCCACGCGATACACTGAGGTGTATGCATGAGAGGTATATCTCTGGCGTATTTGATAGATATGTGACTTTGCCGTATATGTAATTTTCTGTAGATTCCCGAATATAGTCGGACTTATTCATCTTCGTTGGCATATTGGAACGGCATTTTCCGTTTTGATCTCGTTCTTTTAGTCTCATAAAAGCCGGCTTCATAAAGGCCCACTTGACCCTATTGTTACTGACCACTGTTGGCAGTGACCACTATTGTTGATCACTATTGTTACTGATCACTGCCAACAATCTTGCGCCGTCCTAACCCCCTGCCAATTTGCGGATGAGCAATGCCCGGTATCTTATTCAATATCGCCTGGCCATACAAGTCCCCTGCCGATAATCTCACTTGCCCTACTAACAGTACGCACACATATCCACATAAAATACCTTTGCACGGTCAACTTGATAAGGGATTCTTGAATTTACTGGCAGCCATAGAGGCATTTATTCCAACAGGGTTTGCTGCAACAGCATGCCCGGGCGGGTTTTCCGCGTGTAAGGTTGCCAGTCTTGTTGGTGATGTTGATAGCCTACTTGTAATTCTCCCGAGTGAAGATGCTTGCTTCACCGACACACTGCGCACATACTTGCCCGAGTCTATTATTCTGAATTTTCCAGAATGGGACACCCTATTACACGAGCAAATCAGCCCGAGTCCTGAGCGTGTTTCTGCCAGAATGGAGGCGTTACACAAGATCTCCTTATTCCGTAAAAATAATAAGCGTGCTAAAAACGCCCAGACAAGCAAAACCTTGCATGACATTGGCATTCTGGAAGATAATCTGCCCACCATACACCAAAAGCTTGTTGTCGTTGCATCTATCAAGGCATTCATGCAGCCCATTATTTCGGACGGAAATCCGCCCTGTCTTTACTTTCATACTGGGGGCGAGTATGAATTGTCAGAAATTGCAAACATTCTTGTTGCAATGTCGTATTCAAGAACTGATCTTGTTGGGGCAAGGGGTGAGTTTGCAATAAGAGGTGGCATCCTCGACATCTATCCTCCCACCGAGAAACACCCGATCAGAATCGAGTTCTTTGGTCGGCAGCTCGAGAGTATGCGTCACTTCCGTGTTTCAGATCAACGCTCAATAGGGCCTTATGTATCCAATAATGCTCACGTTGGCATGTTTGCACAATATCAGGATAATTCGGTATGTAAGTGTAATGTCTCATTAAGCTCTAATCCGCATAGATGCGCCTCACATTTATCCATTAACAATACATATAAACCCAGTGCGGTAATGGCCCCAGCTTCAGAAGCACTTATTGTATATCCAACAAGTGAGTTTCCTGAAGAAGATCAAATCAATAACATCACCCCAAAATCCCTGCTGCATTTTATGCCTGGAAAATCTACAGTCGTAGTTATAAAATGCGAACAATTAACGTCTAAGATAGAGCAGCTCATAAACACAAACCGGGAGTTTTCCGAGGCTTTTTGTACGCCAGACGCTTTTTCTGCAACTAATAAATATGCTCGAAATAATCATGATGGTGATAATACCCTCGACGGTATTGCCGAAAAAATAAATTACTACACCTTAGAAGGACTTCGTCATTTTGCAGCGGATCTAGGCATCGGTTGGACTGACTTATCCGGTTTTAACAGCGAAGATGAAAAATCACTTATTACGGCCAATCCAGATTTTTCTGGATATTCGGTATTTGATCATATTCGAAACCTACAAAAATCTGGATGGCAAATTGTGCTCGCTTCAACAAATAACAGGGTATATCCCACGCTCGATGAATACGGGATTGATTACCTGATATTGTCAGCGAACACTGATTATTCCTCGTTTGAGGAGTGCAGGGAGTGTTCTACAAGACAGGAGAGTCCACAGGTAATGTGCACCCCTAGCATTACACAGAGCTGCACGCATGACCGCACAGGCGCGCAGCAAAAATCGTATATATCTGATTTGTTTTTTAAACAAGCAGATCCTGACGCAGTTGATTCAGGGCTAATAAAGCATAGGGTTGTTGTAATTGATTCGTATATACAAGAGGGTTTTTCAGTCCCGACAAAATCCTTCACACTGATTGGCGAACATGAATTATTTGGCAAAA
The sequence above is a segment of the Tropheryma whipplei str. Twist genome. Coding sequences within it:
- a CDS encoding FtsX-like permease family protein; the encoded protein is MLRIFSLARADLRLMLSRNRPLVVILIFMVTVVLLLQTAVLTVLGHFARDLDKKSSLSLIEISSYLSGHSLRPITDDSIKKLQKMEHIEGVYPELTHDLILKEGPQSQQGPEVVFTRVYTPGTLQIAKGSVPDTGPGPGEIILPQNVRGGTLDNLLGKDVDFSYTVALTPTSGTALSKRFRVIATYKSSLLYKGGPLLESYLHFSEVKALSAKSVPGGPSSVSLPPFYPSAFIKVDSVESVPLLREALAKTGEYWVQGFAPPVGLVGSLTILVNGGLLALIVFCVIFGFLAGSAWFRSRRKDIAVLRTTGWSRGMLFALSAVELGSLGLLGTLFGILVSIGVGQLISLLMLLTGSAFLGSPFIPLPGLDLLLGALILIPLVIILGGLPQSIRLMRTPLDNLLRN
- a CDS encoding ATP-binding cassette domain-containing protein, whose product is MDLGMNSTTLLECKGVYKSYGRGSFTLTDASFQILPGQIVRLSGRSGGGKSTLLRIAGLLSTPDKGEVRVLGQTALSWVTRDRLRRKHIGILFQEGNLLGHLTLRDNLRYSCFAPPAVYEELVERLDLTDALNTKAVKLSGGELQRAGICRALVNQPQVVLLDEPTSSLDDFSTDTVVSIIRELKASGMGILIVSHDNRLDGLEDQRFLVSSGQIQELAP
- a CDS encoding ABC transporter ATP-binding protein; the encoded protein is MYPAPHGLLDSTSSALAACLALHARIASVAALGEGVSAFVEVMNVAYRYRGGMCAFENVSLSVKKGQVLGLLGVNGAGKTTFVRLLQGILSPISGSISINGYPPTSLRAKVICGNAPQTSVFPSALRVSEFISYVSKLYPRSESLSAVLDKFHLKDLKNRKGSHMSGGQKRQVAVALAFVGFPSLVLLDEPTAGLDISSRRDVINTVKSEISKRGITAIVTSHYLDDIESLADTVVVLQNGRITHNEPINTLIKHTRGNVVSFFSKSPNRVKNILTKAEKFDISGDFVRVTTPDSDNLLRRLYTSDISLRDIRVQSGTLEDAFVELIRKE
- a CDS encoding ABC transporter permease → MQKYSVGPFRQALTHARYKFTEQIRTPFSIILGLGMPVASFIFFVLPQEGYVSNPKIATYAVVSFSVFGMMTNSLIGFARDIAMDRLTEWGAYMNSLPGYAISRVIGYIFSNGAISVLSIIPVLIVGFAATQIEIDSVRYLPAFLTLIATNTIFMLLGTAIGFAFSAASAIAVSQFLMLLLSFSGGLFVPPTNFPAWFNLISLFVPTRAVRELNIWASVGGPFPVTQGFMWLVWLVLFTAAAIFAAKWRQSHTSFAVYH
- a CDS encoding MATE family efflux transporter is translated as MSGLSRRQLIAYAWPLAAASLAFIVTGLTDTTVVAYYSTPALAGLTLATSIYQLFSISMLSGLTAYNILLPRTTGKDGKQRRIHGLFIVLRWLLPISCLVGLLLATIAALVLVFVTDLIWAEAARYLLVMSLNLPIALFCSSLLTTAVVWGKTKYPLAVLLVYAIINLIMDLLLVYGLGPFPRLGVLGSAIASVVSALIVAPWAVLRVRKLYLEGYPLSANRDSDTPAILESISLHKSMHKKGRVATPETQTLVLESDTPLKTPSKPVSNKQADRELFAGWGLVSLQSVMSMVLDYFAALLFTLIVSTAGAELLGSSRFGLYAETLSFMLIGSLCEAGVILLGRAFGNTPLKALGEHHSIRRTFIIYSVIIGIVIAVLSKPASLIVSPDAVIQDNSFFIVLIVSASCPLIGWCFANITLLRTNARTGMDFAGNVIAVWAAQIPVAIIGLYFMSVRGAFFGVLAYWLLRAALTHIFVKRLSKNSAKNSE